CTGAGCCCTACGGTGCCAACGCCACAGAGCAGCAGTTCGCTCAATCCCGTGCGTGATTTGCCGGTACGCCTGGACTGTGTACTGGCCAACCTGCAAATGCCGTTGTCGCAAGTGCTTTCCCTGCGCCCCGGCGACATCCTGCCGATCCGCATGCTGGAACGCTGCGAAGTGCACATCAACCAGCAGAAGCTGTTCCGCGGGAACATCCTCGAAGACGACGGCAGCCTGCTTCTGACATCTCTTGAGAGTGTGAAAACCCAATGAGCAGCCCCATTTCCGACAACGATTTCGACAGCCTGATCAACGAAGGCAGCCTCGGTCTGATGGAGACCGCTCAGAGTGAAAGCGCTGCCCCGCAGCTGCCCCATCAGGACCTGAGCTTTTTCGGCAAGATTCCGGTTAACGTCACCCTGGAAGTCGCCTCCACCGAAGTGTCCCTGCAAGAGCTGATGGACGTGGACGCAGGCAGCGTGATCGTGCTCGACAAACTGGCGGGCGAACCGCTGGATGTGAAGGTCAACGGTGCACTGTTTGCTCGCGCTGAAGTGGTGGTGATGAACGGCAACTACGGCCTGCGCATCGTCGAGCTGTCTGGTGACGGCCTGAGCAAACTGGGCGCATGAACATGAGTCGCCTGCTGCAAGTTGGTCTGCTGCTGGCAGCCATGTGCTGCCCCGTGCTGGCCCAGGCTGAAGGCGGCGACATCACCCTGTTCAACTTCAACGACACGGCCAACGGCCAGACCCTCAGCGTCAAATTGCAGATCCTGCTGATGATGACGCTGCTGGGCTTTCTGCCCGCCATGTTGATGATGATGACCTGCTTCACCCGTTTCATCATCGTGCTGGCGATCCTGCGTCAGGCGATCGGCCTGCAACAGAGCCCACCCAACCAGATTCTCATCGGCGTTGCCTTGTGCCTGAGCCTGCTGGTGATGCGGCCGGTTTGGCAGGAGATGTACACCGAGGCGTATCAGCCTTTTGAAGCCGACCAGATCAGCCTCGAACAAGGGCTGGGCGAAGGAAAGCGCATCATCAGCAAATTCATGCTGGCGCAAACCAGCAAGAACGCCTTGCAGACCATGGTCGATCTGGCAGGCGAAACGATGCCAGACAATCTGGAAGACTTGGATTTCTCCCTGCTGCTGCCAGCCTTTGTACTGAGCGAGCTGAAGACTGCCTTCCAACTCGGGTTCATGATCTTCATACCGTTTCTGGTGATAGATCTGGTGGTCGCCAGCGTACTGATGGCGATGGGTATGATGATGCTCTCGCCGATGATGATCTCGCTGCCCTTTAAACTCATGGTATTCGTGCTCGTGGATGGCTGGACGCTGTTAGTCGGCACCCTCAGTACCAGTATTCAGGCGTATTAGAGGCCAACCATGCTGACTCCCGAATATGCCGCAGCCTTAGTCGCCAACGCTGTCTATATCGCCGGTCTGATTGTGTGCATTCTGGTTCTGCCGAGCCTGCTGGGCGGCCTGATCGTGAGCATTTTTCAGGCCGCGACCCAGATTAACGAACAGATGCTGAGCTTCCTTCCGCGCCTGCTCATCACCTTGGGCATGCTGCTGTTTGCCGGCCACTGGATTCTGCGCACGCTCAGTGAGCTGTTTATAGAAACCTTCCAGCAGGCGGGCCACCTGGTCGGCTGATCACCATGCCCAGCCAAGACGCCTTGCTGCACGCCAGCACTTACCTGACCAGCCTACAGGCCTATTGGTGGCCGTTTTGCCGGATCATGGCCGTCATGAGCATGGCGCCCCTGTTTAACCACAAGGCCATGAGCATCCGCGTGCGCATCTTGTTGGCACTGGCCCTGACGGCGGCATTGAGCGCGGCCCTGCCGGACATGCCCGTGATTGATCCGCTGACGCTAAAGGGCATCTTCACCACTGTCGAGCAGATCATCTTCGGCATGATTCTGGGCCTGATGCTGCAACTGGTGTTCACCATCTTCACCTTGGTTGGCGAAATCATCTCCACCCAGATGGGTATGAGTATGGCGAGGTTTAACGACCCCCTGAACGGCGTGTCCTCATCGTCCATCCTTTATCAGGTGTACTTCCTTGCCCTGGTGCTGATGTTTCTCGCCATCGACGGCCACTTGCTCACCGTCAGCGTGCTGTACCAGAGCTTCATCTACTGGCCTGTGGGCAGCGGCCTGCATTACCTGAGCCTGAACAGCTTTATCGACGCTTTCTCCTGGGTACTGGCAGCCGCTGTACTGGTCAGCCTGCCCATTGTGTTCTGCCTGACCCTGGTGCAGTTCTGCTTCGGTCTGCTCAACCGTATTTCCCCGGCCATGAACCTGTTCTCCCTGGGCTTTCCCTTGAGCATTCTGATGGGCTTGCTGTGCTTGTTCCTGACCATCCCTCACCTGCCGGAAAGCTACCTGCACCTGAGCCGCGAGCTGCTGCACGACATTGGCGTGATTCTGCGGGAGGGCGCCCATGGCTGAGCAGAACAGCAGTCAGGAGAAAACAGAAGAGGCCTCCGAACAGAAACTGCGCAAGAGCAAGCAGGATGGCCAGGTCGCCCGCTCCAAAGACGTCGCCACCACCGTCTCGTTGATCGCCACCCTGTTCATTCTGAAGTTCAGTGCCGGGATGTTTCTGGAGGGCCTGAACGACATTTTCCGGATGTCTTACATCCAGTTTGACCACAGTGAAGTCAGTCTCGACGACCTGCCTACCCTGCTCGGCTACAACCTGGTGACGTTTATCAAACTGCTGTCTCCACTGCTGCTAACCAGTGTGCTGGTGATCGCCCTGTCACTGTTTCCCGGTGGTTGGGTGTTTGCCTCGAAAAACTTTATGCCCAAGTTGAGCAAGCTCAATCCCATCACAGGGCTTGGCCGGATCTTTTCAGCCCAGAACTGGACCGACCTACTGAAGTCGATCCTGAAGATCTTCGTCGTCCTGCTGGCCGGTTACCTGCTGATCCGCAATGCCCTGCCAGAACTGATGGCCCTGCAACGGCGCAGCGTGACAGAAGCCTTACAAGCGGCCTTCAGCCTGTCGTTCGACCTCATTCTGATCATGCTGGTGATCTTTGTGGTGTTTTCGTTTATCGACATTCCACTTCAGCGTTTTCTGTTCCTGAAAAAAATGCGTATGACCAAACAGGAGCGCAAGGAAGAGCATAAAAACCAGGAAGGCCGCCCCGAGGTAAAAGCGCGGATCAAGCAACTGCAACGGCAAATGCTGCAACGGCAGATCAGCAAAGTGATCAAGAATGCCGACGTGGTCATCACCAACCCGACCCACTACGCCGTGGCATTGAAATACGACACAAAAAAGGCTGAAGCGCCCTTTGTACTGGCCAAAGGCGTGGATGAAACCGCCCAATTCATGAAGCAGATGGCGGCCAAACATAATCTGGATGTGATTGAGGTGCCTCCGCTTACCCGAGCGGTGTACTACAGCACCCAAGTCAATCAGCAAATCCCAACGCCGCTGTACACCGCAGTGGCCCATGTACTGACGTATGTTCTGCAGCTCAAGGCCTGGCGCCAGGGCCGCAGAAGCAAACCTGAGCTAAGCAAGAACCTCCCCATCCCCGACAGTCTGGCGAACAGGGCCTGAGCATGAACTTACTGCAACAAATCGCGCCGACCTTCCGCAGCGGCCGCATCGGTATCCCCATCCTGATCCTTTCGGTTCTGGCGATGGTCATCCTGCCGCTGCCACCCCTGCTGCTGGATGTTCTGTTCACCTTTAACATCAGCCTCGCGGTGTTGATCGTACTGATCAGCGTGTCAGCGAAAAGCCCGCTGGACTTCTCCCTGTTCCCCACCGTGATTCTGGTCACCACGCTGCTGCGTTTGTGCTTGAACGTCGCCTCCACCCGGATCGTCCTGCTTGAAGGTCATACCGGTACCGGCGCGGCGGGTAAAGTGATTGAGGCCTTCGGTGAAGTGGTGATCGGCGGTAACTTTATCGTCGGTCTGGTGGTATTCGTGATTCTGATGATCGTTAACTTCATCGTAATCACCAAAGGTGGCGAGCGGATTTCCGAGGTTGGCGCACGCTTCACCCTGGACGCCTTGCCCGGCAAGCAGATGGCCATTGATGCCGACCTTAATGGCGGCCTGATCGGCCCGGAAGAAGCCAAATTGCGCCGCCAGGAAGTCGCCAAAGAAGCTGACTTTTACGGTGCAATGGACGGGGCATCGAAGTTTGTTCGCGGTGACGCCATCGCCGGCATCCTGATCTTGCTGGTGAGTATGTTCGGTGGCTTTGCCATTGGTGTGTTTGCCCATGACATGCCGGCGGGGGATGCCTTCCGCCAGTACGCCCTGCTGACCATCGGTGATGGCCTGGTTGCGCAGATCCCGGCGCTGCTGTTGGCCACTGCGGCGGCCATCATCGTGACCCGGGTTAACGAATCCGCCGAGATCACCGAGCAGGTGCACAAGCAAATGCTCGCCTCACCCAGCCTGCTGTATACGGTAGCGGGCATTCTGGTGGTGCTG
The Pseudomonas mendocina DNA segment above includes these coding regions:
- the fliN gene encoding flagellar motor switch protein FliN — encoded protein: MSSPISDNDFDSLINEGSLGLMETAQSESAAPQLPHQDLSFFGKIPVNVTLEVASTEVSLQELMDVDAGSVIVLDKLAGEPLDVKVNGALFARAEVVVMNGNYGLRIVELSGDGLSKLGA
- the fliP gene encoding flagellar type III secretion system pore protein FliP (The bacterial flagellar biogenesis protein FliP forms a type III secretion system (T3SS)-type pore required for flagellar assembly.); translated protein: MNMSRLLQVGLLLAAMCCPVLAQAEGGDITLFNFNDTANGQTLSVKLQILLMMTLLGFLPAMLMMMTCFTRFIIVLAILRQAIGLQQSPPNQILIGVALCLSLLVMRPVWQEMYTEAYQPFEADQISLEQGLGEGKRIISKFMLAQTSKNALQTMVDLAGETMPDNLEDLDFSLLLPAFVLSELKTAFQLGFMIFIPFLVIDLVVASVLMAMGMMMLSPMMISLPFKLMVFVLVDGWTLLVGTLSTSIQAY
- a CDS encoding flagellar biosynthetic protein FliQ, which gives rise to MLTPEYAAALVANAVYIAGLIVCILVLPSLLGGLIVSIFQAATQINEQMLSFLPRLLITLGMLLFAGHWILRTLSELFIETFQQAGHLVG
- the fliR gene encoding flagellar biosynthetic protein FliR, with translation MPSQDALLHASTYLTSLQAYWWPFCRIMAVMSMAPLFNHKAMSIRVRILLALALTAALSAALPDMPVIDPLTLKGIFTTVEQIIFGMILGLMLQLVFTIFTLVGEIISTQMGMSMARFNDPLNGVSSSSILYQVYFLALVLMFLAIDGHLLTVSVLYQSFIYWPVGSGLHYLSLNSFIDAFSWVLAAAVLVSLPIVFCLTLVQFCFGLLNRISPAMNLFSLGFPLSILMGLLCLFLTIPHLPESYLHLSRELLHDIGVILREGAHG
- the flhB gene encoding flagellar biosynthesis protein FlhB, whose translation is MAEQNSSQEKTEEASEQKLRKSKQDGQVARSKDVATTVSLIATLFILKFSAGMFLEGLNDIFRMSYIQFDHSEVSLDDLPTLLGYNLVTFIKLLSPLLLTSVLVIALSLFPGGWVFASKNFMPKLSKLNPITGLGRIFSAQNWTDLLKSILKIFVVLLAGYLLIRNALPELMALQRRSVTEALQAAFSLSFDLILIMLVIFVVFSFIDIPLQRFLFLKKMRMTKQERKEEHKNQEGRPEVKARIKQLQRQMLQRQISKVIKNADVVITNPTHYAVALKYDTKKAEAPFVLAKGVDETAQFMKQMAAKHNLDVIEVPPLTRAVYYSTQVNQQIPTPLYTAVAHVLTYVLQLKAWRQGRRSKPELSKNLPIPDSLANRA